From the genome of Thermoleophilaceae bacterium, one region includes:
- a CDS encoding aldo/keto reductase — translation MADPEHRVLGGLSVSAVGLGCNNFGRRVDLEGTRAVVDAALEAGVTFFDTADVYGEQGGSETLLGEVLKGRRDQVVLATKFGMDMGDKGPSARPRGSRAYIREAVEGSLRRLGTDVIDLYQYHRPDGETPIEETLAALDQLVKEGKVREIGCSNFSAAELEEAEAAARENGFTRFVSLQNEYSLLKREIEADVVPKCEELGVGVLPYFPLASGLLTGKYRRGEDAPEGTRLHGRPEVANDETFDRLEAAEEFARARELTLLDVAIAGLAAQPAVASVIAGATKPEQVRANAAALRWEPSQTELEELDSIFPTPRR, via the coding sequence ATGGCGGATCCCGAACACCGCGTTCTCGGCGGGCTGAGCGTGTCCGCGGTCGGGCTCGGCTGCAACAACTTCGGGCGCCGGGTGGACCTCGAGGGCACGCGCGCCGTTGTGGATGCGGCGCTCGAAGCCGGAGTGACCTTCTTCGACACCGCCGACGTGTACGGCGAGCAGGGCGGCAGCGAGACGCTGCTCGGCGAGGTGCTGAAGGGACGGCGCGACCAGGTGGTTCTGGCCACGAAGTTCGGCATGGACATGGGCGACAAGGGGCCGTCCGCCCGCCCGCGAGGCTCGCGCGCGTACATCCGCGAGGCCGTGGAGGGCTCGCTGCGGCGGCTCGGGACCGACGTGATCGACCTCTACCAGTACCACCGCCCCGACGGCGAAACCCCGATCGAGGAGACGCTCGCCGCGCTCGACCAGCTCGTGAAGGAGGGCAAGGTGCGCGAGATCGGCTGCTCGAACTTCTCCGCCGCCGAACTCGAGGAGGCGGAGGCCGCCGCGCGCGAGAACGGCTTCACCCGCTTCGTGAGCCTGCAGAACGAGTACAGCCTGCTCAAGCGCGAGATCGAGGCGGACGTGGTCCCGAAGTGCGAGGAGCTCGGGGTGGGGGTGCTCCCCTACTTCCCGCTGGCGAGCGGGCTGCTCACGGGCAAGTACCGCCGCGGCGAGGATGCGCCGGAGGGCACCCGGCTGCACGGTCGGCCGGAGGTGGCGAACGACGAGACCTTCGACAGGCTCGAGGCCGCGGAGGAGTTCGCGCGAGCGCGTGAGCTCACGCTGCTCGACGTGGCGATCGCCGGGCTGGCGGCCCAGCCCGCGGTTGCGTCCGTGATCGCCGGCGCCACGAAGCCCGAGCAGGTTCGCGCGAACGCGGCGGCGCTGCGCTGGGAGCCTTCCCAGACCGAACTCGAAGAGCTCGACTCGATCTTCCCCACGCCGCGGCGCTGA
- a CDS encoding FAD-dependent oxidoreductase produces the protein MTDSPRYRARSLWLDLLPEPLTPRPSLPGDLDCDVAIVGAGFTGLWTAYYLKRHQADLRVVVLEAEIAGFGPSGRNGGWVSGGIAGIARVYERRSSRDAVLRAVRESYRAVDEIGKVVEREEIDCGYAKEGMLSVATSAPQQHRLEAMVDDQRRAGVPEEDLRLLTGAEADAQARVKGGLAATYAPHAARVDPARLARGLARACEGLGVTIFEGTRVHAVAPRALRCDAGTVRAESVIRATESYTTLLPGEARSYLPLYSLMIATEPLPEDVWEEIGWREGLLIGDRHHLFFYAQRTRDGRIAIGGRGAPYKLGRPIDERNERSAEVAERLRSAVRAHFPAAADARITHHWGGPLAVPRDWSMSVTFDRASGLGFAGGYVGHGVAATNISGRTLADLVLGRDTELVTLPWVGHRSRRWELEPLRYAASSAIVRTLASADRREDRSGRRALRTLLVKPFMPPAY, from the coding sequence ATGACGGACTCGCCCCGGTACCGCGCTCGCAGCCTCTGGCTGGACCTGCTGCCCGAGCCGCTCACGCCGCGTCCGTCGCTGCCGGGGGACCTCGACTGCGACGTCGCGATCGTCGGCGCCGGCTTCACTGGCCTGTGGACCGCCTACTACCTCAAGCGGCATCAGGCTGACCTGCGCGTGGTTGTGCTCGAGGCCGAAATCGCTGGATTCGGACCCTCGGGGCGAAACGGCGGCTGGGTGTCCGGCGGGATCGCCGGGATCGCGCGCGTGTACGAGCGGCGGAGCAGCAGGGACGCTGTGCTCCGCGCGGTGCGCGAGAGCTACCGCGCCGTGGACGAGATCGGGAAAGTGGTGGAGCGCGAGGAGATCGACTGTGGCTACGCAAAGGAGGGGATGCTCAGCGTGGCCACCAGCGCGCCGCAGCAGCACCGGCTGGAGGCGATGGTCGACGACCAGCGCCGCGCCGGAGTGCCGGAGGAGGACCTCCGGCTGCTGACCGGCGCCGAGGCGGACGCTCAGGCGCGCGTGAAGGGAGGCCTGGCCGCCACCTACGCCCCGCACGCCGCCCGCGTGGACCCGGCCCGGCTCGCGCGCGGACTGGCCCGCGCATGCGAAGGCCTCGGCGTCACGATCTTCGAAGGCACGCGCGTGCACGCCGTCGCGCCCCGCGCGCTGCGCTGCGACGCGGGCACGGTGCGCGCGGAAAGCGTGATCCGCGCCACCGAGTCGTACACCACGCTGCTGCCGGGCGAGGCCCGCAGCTACCTACCGCTCTACTCGCTGATGATCGCCACGGAGCCGCTGCCCGAAGACGTGTGGGAGGAGATCGGCTGGCGCGAGGGGCTGCTCATCGGCGACCGCCACCATCTCTTCTTCTACGCGCAGCGCACGCGCGACGGGCGCATCGCGATCGGCGGGCGCGGCGCGCCGTACAAGCTCGGCCGGCCGATCGACGAGCGCAACGAGCGCAGCGCCGAGGTGGCGGAGCGACTTCGATCCGCGGTCCGAGCTCACTTCCCAGCGGCCGCCGACGCCCGCATCACCCACCACTGGGGCGGACCACTCGCCGTGCCGCGCGACTGGTCGATGAGCGTGACCTTCGACCGGGCGAGCGGGTTGGGCTTCGCCGGCGGCTACGTGGGCCACGGCGTGGCGGCCACGAACATCTCCGGGCGGACCCTGGCCGATCTCGTGCTCGGTCGCGACACCGAGCTCGTCACGCTGCCGTGGGTGGGGCATCGCTCGCGCAGGTGGGAGCTCGAACCGTTGCGCTACGCGGCGTCGTCGGCGATCGTGCGAACGCTCGCGAGCGCGGACCGTCGGGAGGACCGCAGCGGCCGTCGCGCCCTGCGCACGCTGCTCGTGAAGCCGTTCATGCCACCGGCTTACTAG
- a CDS encoding glycosyltransferase, protein MSTVAFFPEGAFGPTNNCVGIGHVLRARGHRVVFVVEESFAGSLEAKGFEERLMRLAPPPEEPEVPGQFWKDFIRDTAPVFRKPTIEQLGEFIAPTFQALVDGSKYVHERLLEIFDETRPDVIVEDNVVTFPALHASGRRWVRIMSCNPAELKDPAVPPVFSGYPSDDRSGWSAYWDEYRRAHADLHADFDEFCRQRGAPPLPELDFMHESPWLNLSLYPREVDYARERPPAPTWHNLEASVRATDAPWNGAPDGDGPLVYLSLGSLGSADVDLMRTLIGALADTRYRVIVSKGPQHDQLELADNMVGEEFLPQASLLPQVDLVITHGGNNTVTECLWFGKPMVVLPLFWDQYDNAQRIHEKGFGIRLDTYCHEPEQLRSAIDTLLADEDVKQRLNKTSTRLRQRPGTETAADLIEELAANS, encoded by the coding sequence ATGAGCACCGTTGCCTTCTTCCCCGAGGGCGCGTTTGGCCCGACGAACAACTGCGTGGGAATCGGACACGTGCTGCGCGCACGCGGCCACCGCGTGGTGTTCGTGGTGGAGGAGTCCTTCGCCGGGAGCCTCGAGGCGAAGGGATTCGAGGAGCGGCTGATGCGGCTCGCGCCGCCGCCAGAGGAGCCGGAGGTTCCCGGTCAGTTCTGGAAGGACTTCATCCGCGACACGGCGCCCGTGTTTCGCAAGCCGACGATCGAGCAGCTCGGCGAGTTCATCGCGCCGACGTTCCAGGCGCTCGTCGACGGCTCGAAGTACGTGCACGAGCGGCTGCTCGAGATCTTCGACGAGACCCGTCCCGACGTGATCGTGGAGGACAACGTCGTCACCTTCCCGGCGCTGCACGCGAGCGGCCGCCGGTGGGTGCGGATCATGTCCTGCAATCCCGCCGAGCTGAAGGACCCGGCCGTGCCTCCCGTGTTCTCCGGCTACCCGTCGGACGATCGCTCCGGGTGGTCCGCGTACTGGGACGAATACCGCCGCGCGCACGCGGACCTACATGCGGACTTCGACGAGTTCTGCCGCCAGCGCGGCGCCCCGCCGCTGCCCGAGCTCGACTTCATGCACGAGTCGCCGTGGCTCAACCTGTCGCTGTACCCGCGCGAGGTGGACTACGCGCGCGAGCGACCGCCGGCGCCCACCTGGCACAACCTCGAGGCGAGCGTGCGGGCAACGGACGCTCCGTGGAACGGCGCGCCCGACGGCGACGGCCCGCTGGTCTACCTGTCGCTCGGCTCCCTCGGCTCGGCGGACGTGGACCTGATGCGCACGCTGATCGGCGCACTGGCGGATACGCGTTACCGCGTGATCGTGTCGAAGGGTCCGCAGCACGACCAGCTCGAGCTCGCGGACAACATGGTGGGGGAGGAGTTCCTGCCGCAGGCATCGCTACTGCCCCAGGTGGACCTCGTGATCACGCACGGCGGCAACAACACGGTGACCGAGTGCCTCTGGTTCGGGAAGCCCATGGTCGTCCTGCCGCTCTTCTGGGACCAATACGACAACGCCCAGCGGATCCATGAGAAGGGCTTCGGCATACGCCTGGACACCTACTGCCACGAGCCGGAGCAGCTCAGAAGCGCGATCGACACGCTGCTGGCGGACGAGGACGTGAAGCAGCGCCTGAACAAGACCAGCACCCGGCTCCGGCAACGCCCCGGCACAGAGACGGCAGCCGACCTGATCGAAGAGCTGGCGGCTAACAGCTAG